TTGGCGGAGACGAAACCTAGCACAGTCACAAACAGGAAAAAGATCATAAACACGACCAAGGCTGTCCAGTTCATAACGCACTCCTCTTCCTAAAAATATATGATAAAAATGGCTTTTACAAAAAGCGATTACTTCTGCTTTGTCGCAAAATAAACAACTGCCGTCAATACCGCGCTGATAATAACCCATAAAAATTGATACCAATAAAAATATGGCATCCCGGCAAGCGTCGGCTCAGCGCCCGCATAAAACGGCGGCCACAAAGTAGCGATAAAGGGGATGAGCAAGAGAAGGTACCAAAGCCAGGAAGCTTTCTTGTCTTTTTGTTCATTCGGCATAGACGATGCACTCCTTTCATGATTTGGAATTAGGAAGATTTGAAGATTTGAAGAATGTTCACAAATCCTTTAAAATTGTGACACATGTAAGCGCTTGCGTCAAGAGGAAATGTACAAGGGAAAAACAGCTCGTTTTCCATTTATTATGATATTAGTGGAAGAAAAGGTAATAATAAATTTTTAAACTTTACATAATATATATTATCGGACATACAAAAACGGACCCTTGTGCAACAACGCTTCCGGGCTCTCCTCTTTTTTCGCTAATTTGCATGCGCAACCCCACCCGCTCAGCGCTAACGGACGTAGCAGAGGCTATTTGCCGAAAAAAGGCTGGGCAAAAATTTTAACGGACGTCACAGCGGCTATTCGCTTTATTTTTACCTGAATATCGCTCAATGTGCTAAAATAAGCGCACCTGCGTCCGTTAAATTTGAAATCCGGGCGTATGACCTCAAATAACCTCTGTCGCGTCCGTTAGATCTGAAAGCCCGCCCACTACATAACCGATAGATCTGAACTGCTACGGCTGTTTAAAGGCCGCAAGCCGGCAAACCGGCCAAGTGCACGTTGGCAAGAACCATGCTTTTGATTGGTTTATTACCATTCGCACCTTTTCCGGCAAAAAAAACCATCATCGTTATCATTTTGTTCAAATGATAAACGATAATGGCAAAAATACGCAAATGATGACGGTATCATGCCGATTTTATCTGAAAAATCGCGGGAGTGCGTTCCGCAGCGGCATTCTGCGGGTTAAACCAACAGCGGCGGCTCCGGCGGCGATCGCCAGAAGCGATAGCATGACTCCTCTTGTCCGGTTTCGTTGCCGGAAATTCCGATTTGCGCCTTTCAAAAGCGACATCCACCGTTGCATGCTCCATTTCCCCCTTATCATGTGCAGAGGCTAATAAAACCATCCGTTCGCAATTGCGCCGATGACGCCCAAAGCGCAGGCCCACCATCCTAACGTATTGGCTTTGCTGAAAACGGTAATCAGGCCGAGGACGACGGCAACCGCACCGAAAATAAACGGCGCGTAGAAAAACGCGATCACACCGGCAACGATGCCGATCCACCCCATCCACAGCGCCGACGCGTCCGTTTTATTCTGCACATTGTTGTTCTCCGGCATTTTTGCACCCCCTTCCGAATTTAATATTCCCCATCAAAACGAACAGCGTCGGGGCAAAATTCTGGGGGCGGCTATATTTATTGGGAATACGGGGCGGCAAATATTTTTTCCACAGCGGGATAAACTTTTGTTTAGGCGCGATTTTTCACTTGCAAAAAAAAAATGCCATCCTCGGCATGAGAACGGCTTTCTATCCTGTTAGGCCCTTTCACCTGTTGTTTCTTGGCAAAATGCCTACCGCTCTTGCGGCTGCGGCGCTTTTTTGCGCAAACGCAACGGGGTTGTCAATGGACTCCCAGTGGATGTATTTGAACGGATTGCTTTGGAAAAGCCAATGGTTGTGAATCGCCGTCACTCTGATTCCGCGTCTGCGCAATTCCGTGACAAACGGGTTGATCTCTCTTTCCAGAATGACGGTTTCACCCAAATTCAGCGTGCGCCCTTGCGCGTCGCGGGCCTCTACCGATAGCGCAAAAGGCAGCGTTAGCGGCGACCGGCTTCTTCTCCCAAGAATTCGCACGTTCAAGGTACGCAATGTTTGGACAACACATGCAGGCGTTCTGGCCAATACTTGTCCGCCAATAATGGTTGCCAAACGATTGCATAAATTCGTGTTTGCCATATTTACACCTCCAAAAATATTCGGACGGTATAAAATATGGATGAACAAGCCGTATGGCCAGGGTGTTTTACTCACTGTGCAAAGAATATGCGCTTGCCATATTGGCGCATTAATGCTTTTTCCGTCTCGTGCGGACCCAAATTGCCGCGATTACCAAAATGATGGCGACGACCACTACAAGCCAAACCCAAACAGCGGAAGATGCGGCTTTTACATGAATCGTTTGCGTGAAAATCGAGGGGTCGTCGTCATTCGGATCGATCGCTTCATCGCCTTTTTGCGGATGCGCTTTTAGCGTCCAGTCGCCCGCTTTGGGGAACGTAACCGATCCGGTATATTCATTGTCGTTTACTTTGGTTGTCTTGATTTGGATGACTTGATCGCCTTGCATGACCCATGCCGCCAAATTGTATTCATCCGCTTCGTCGGCGTGCTGGTCGCCTTCTTCAATTGCTTTCATGTTAAACATCTTGAAACGCAGCTTGATTTCCTGATTGGGCACAATATGTTGCGTTTCGATTTCCACATCGGCAACAACGGGTTCGCCGTGTCCTTCATGCGCCGCCGCGGAATGAACGAACAGCATCTGCGTCAATATGAGTAGTCCCAGCACCATTTTGCCGATTCGAAACCGGTTCATTTTGCATATCCCCTTTTTTATGTCTGATTACAGCAAACTCATCGTATCTTTCACGATGGTATCGACATTTTTATCCGTGAGAAAATACTTGCGGATATGATTATCCGCATCCAGCAGGAAGATGACATCGGAGTGCAGCATGTCTCCACCCTCGTTAAGCACCTCGACGCCGAATCCTTTTGCCACGTCCCTCACTTCTTTTGGCGTTTCGGTGCGCAAAAACTTCCATCCGGATTTGTCCGCGCCAAACTGTTTGGCATATTCCTGCAGCACTTTGTTTGTATCCCGGACAGGATCGATCGTAATCGAGAACATCTCGACCTTTTTGCCGAATACGTGTTTTTCCTTCAATTGTTCTTGCACGAGTTTTAGAATGTGATTGGAGATCGGGCACGCGTCCGCACAAGACGCATAGAAAAAGTATACCAGTTTCGGTTTTTTCACGTCTGCGAAAACGACCCGCTCGCCATAAATATCGTTCATTTCAAATCCGGGCACGGCCTGAAAGACGGGAAGCTTTTCCTTTTGAAAATAGTTCGCATATACGGAATAGCCTGCAGCCAGCAAAATAATAATCGCCGCTGTCAACAAAATCGATTTGTTTTTCGCAATGAAGTTATTCATATTTCGATATGCCCTCCTTAAAAATTACACTAACATAAAAGAAACTCCAATAACAACTTCATTTGCGGCGATTTTCTAGCAATTGTGTGACAAATCTTGCCGTGCTTCGGACGCGTAAACGGCGTTATTGCTTACCGGGCGCGCGTCGCAAGTATGTTTCCGGTTTCATCTTCAACGATGCGAATATTTTTATCATCGATCAGTTGTATATTGCCGTCCGGCTGTATGATCTCGTACTGTTCCGTCAAATCGTGCGCGACAGATTTGCGGATGAGGCCTTGATTTTTGAACAACAACGTGTACAAGTCATATTCGCCCGTATGGCGATTGGTATAGGTTACGGAAAGAATCAATAAATTTTTGCGGGTCGACTTGAAGTCCATTGCGAGATGATGCGTGTTTACGTTAATATCCTTGAGCCCCAACGGAATCGTAACCTTTTGCCCCGAATAAACATTAGTAATCTCCAAGTCTCCCGTTTCCGAGTGTATGACATAACTGTGCCCCATCATGCTCCCGTAGAAGGTGTCGTTATAATGATGAAGTCCGGTTACGGTCACCTTCCCCGTCTTCGGATCCCAGTCGGCCACTTTACCGCCCAGGGCGGCGGCGAGGAATCTGATCGGCACATAAAGATGGCTGATATACCACACAGGTTTTCGCCCCATGTCCACTTTTTGCCCGTCCACTTCGGCTATATTGCTCCCCATATGAACCACAATGCGCTTCTTGTACCCGCTTAACACGACCTGGCCTTTGTCACCCGTTTCCGAACGCAGACTTGCCTCGCTTCCGATGGCGAAAAGACTTCCGTAGGTTACCCCGTCTTTCAGCAGCGTTTCCACATGGTCAATATGGCCGTCCAGCCACCGCATTTCCAGCCCGACATATTTGGAAGCCGCGTATGTACTGTGTGCCCCCGCCGATAAGAAAATGGACGCGCTAAAAATGACGGCAAACACCTTTTTCCATCTGTTGGTTTTCAAAATCCCATTCACCCCTGTATGTGTGAACCCAACCTATTTTTCAAACGTTCACGGACAATAAAAAGTTGCTGACGAAGGCTCTCTGGGTTTTATGGTTAAAAAGAAAGAAGGCTTGATATCAAGCCTTCCCCGTATAAATGCGGATCGCATCGCATAAAAATTGCGCCATTCCGGGCTGGCCTTCGTCGTAATAAGCCCTGAAACGCTCATCATCCACATACATTTGCGCAAGATTGGCATGCGCTTCCTTGCTGTAATCGCTCCAAAAGTAAGTGAGCCATTGCTTGTGCAGCTCCGCCGCTTTTTGCGCCAGCTGGCCGGCCGGATCGCCTGTTTTAAACGCTTCAGCCAATGCGGACTTCACTTCGCTTGTTAAGCGCGTTACCTCGCTGTGTTGTTCTTTGGTCATGTTTTTCAGCTTGTTGTTGGATTGGTTAACCGCGTCTTCACCGTATTTCTCCCGGATTTCTTTGCCGTATTTCCGCTCGTTTTCAGCAAGCATGCGTTGTTTGAAACCGGCGAATTTCTCTTCATCGCTCATGGCCATTCTCCCTTCATTTAAGGCAATTGTCTTTTCTACATTAGCTAGCAAAAGATCCAATTGTCTTCGTTTGTCCAGGAGTTGTTCACGGTGAGCACGCAGCGCTTTAACTTTGTCAAAAGCGGGATCGGCTAAAATCGTTTTGATTTGGTCCAGACTGACGCCCAGCTCCCGGTAAAACAAAATTTGCTGCAGCCTGTCGACTTCTGCCTTCCCGTAAATCCGGTATCCGGATGAATTGATTCTTGCCGGCTTAAGAATTCCGATTTCATCGTAATACCGTAACGTTCTGGTGCTGATTCCCGCCATTTGTCCAAGCTTTTGCACGGTGTATTCCATGTTTATTCCTCCCGACAACTTGACGGTACACCTTTACGCAACGTGAATGTCAAGCAATATTTTTTCGATTACCAGGCGTATGCGACCGGCGCGGCTCCTC
The sequence above is a segment of the Bacilli bacterium genome. Coding sequences within it:
- a CDS encoding MerR family transcriptional regulator; the protein is MEYTVQKLGQMAGISTRTLRYYDEIGILKPARINSSGYRIYGKAEVDRLQQILFYRELGVSLDQIKTILADPAFDKVKALRAHREQLLDKRRQLDLLLANVEKTIALNEGRMAMSDEEKFAGFKQRMLAENERKYGKEIREKYGEDAVNQSNNKLKNMTKEQHSEVTRLTSEVKSALAEAFKTGDPAGQLAQKAAELHKQWLTYFWSDYSKEAHANLAQMYVDDERFRAYYDEGQPGMAQFLCDAIRIYTGKA
- a CDS encoding C4-dicarboxylate ABC transporter, producing MPENNNVQNKTDASALWMGWIGIVAGVIAFFYAPFIFGAVAVVLGLITVFSKANTLGWWACALGVIGAIANGWFY
- a CDS encoding DUF3311 domain-containing protein, encoding MPNEQKDKKASWLWYLLLLIPFIATLWPPFYAGAEPTLAGMPYFYWYQFLWVIISAVLTAVVYFATKQK
- a CDS encoding DUF1259 domain-containing protein; the protein is MANTNLCNRLATIIGGQVLARTPACVVQTLRTLNVRILGRRSRSPLTLPFALSVEARDAQGRTLNLGETVILEREINPFVTELRRRGIRVTAIHNHWLFQSNPFKYIHWESIDNPVAFAQKSAAAARAVGILPRNNR
- a CDS encoding SCO family protein, with the translated sequence MNNFIAKNKSILLTAAIIILLAAGYSVYANYFQKEKLPVFQAVPGFEMNDIYGERVVFADVKKPKLVYFFYASCADACPISNHILKLVQEQLKEKHVFGKKVEMFSITIDPVRDTNKVLQEYAKQFGADKSGWKFLRTETPKEVRDVAKGFGVEVLNEGGDMLHSDVIFLLDADNHIRKYFLTDKNVDTIVKDTMSLL
- a CDS encoding copper amine oxidase N-terminal domain-containing protein; the encoded protein is MKTNRWKKVFAVIFSASIFLSAGAHSTYAASKYVGLEMRWLDGHIDHVETLLKDGVTYGSLFAIGSEASLRSETGDKGQVVLSGYKKRIVVHMGSNIAEVDGQKVDMGRKPVWYISHLYVPIRFLAAALGGKVADWDPKTGKVTVTGLHHYNDTFYGSMMGHSYVIHSETGDLEITNVYSGQKVTIPLGLKDINVNTHHLAMDFKSTRKNLLILSVTYTNRHTGEYDLYTLLFKNQGLIRKSVAHDLTEQYEIIQPDGNIQLIDDKNIRIVEDETGNILATRAR